The Azospirillum brasilense genome window below encodes:
- a CDS encoding DUF3108 domain-containing protein: MTHRTALPAKLPAKRPSVALIVGLFAAVAGLFSPPALAQRWQLDYRVHVGGVAVLDARAELTLTQGRYSVQVNAATDGFLGRLFPWETQSLSVGTVGPDGVVPIRHTQSGVLRGSPRTVTLDYGPDGRVRTQVSPPPEEEDRDPVSENLTRQSRDPLSGVLEMLLAGFHGEGCQRTVPIYDGRRRYDMIFTDRGMTTVGASRHSVFSGAARQCRVSHKPIAGYERTPRQPFWQRGGGREERPPVDLWIAPVEGAGPPLPVRLETDSGFGGVVVHLIAARKTDQTAERPAEPAPGRIR; this comes from the coding sequence ATGACGCACCGGACCGCGCTTCCCGCCAAGCTTCCCGCCAAGCGTCCCTCGGTCGCTCTCATCGTCGGGCTGTTCGCGGCGGTCGCCGGTCTGTTTTCCCCGCCTGCCCTGGCGCAGCGCTGGCAGTTGGACTACCGCGTCCATGTCGGCGGCGTGGCCGTGCTCGACGCACGGGCGGAGCTGACCCTGACCCAAGGCCGCTACAGCGTCCAGGTCAACGCCGCGACGGATGGCTTTCTGGGACGCCTGTTTCCCTGGGAAACCCAATCGCTCAGCGTCGGCACGGTCGGGCCGGATGGCGTCGTCCCGATCCGCCATACCCAGTCCGGCGTTCTGCGCGGTTCCCCGCGGACCGTCACTTTGGACTATGGGCCGGACGGCCGCGTTCGCACGCAGGTCTCCCCGCCCCCGGAGGAGGAGGACCGCGACCCCGTCTCCGAGAACCTCACCCGGCAGAGTCGCGATCCGTTGAGCGGTGTCTTGGAAATGCTGCTCGCCGGGTTTCACGGTGAGGGATGCCAGCGCACGGTGCCCATTTATGACGGGCGCCGCCGGTACGACATGATCTTCACGGATCGGGGAATGACCACGGTCGGGGCGTCGCGCCATTCGGTGTTCTCGGGCGCGGCGCGGCAATGCCGGGTGTCTCACAAGCCGATCGCCGGCTACGAGCGCACGCCGCGCCAACCCTTCTGGCAGCGTGGCGGAGGCCGGGAGGAACGCCCGCCCGTCGATCTGTGGATCGCTCCGGTGGAGGGGGCAGGCCCGCCCCTGCCCGTCCGGCTGGAAACCGACAGCGGATTCGGCGGGGTCGTCGTCCACCTCATCGCCGCCCGCAAGACCGACCAGACGGCGGAGCGTCCCGCTGAACCGGCGCCGGGGCGGATCCGTTGA
- a CDS encoding HAD-IA family hydrolase, with protein MSAAPAAIPFSAVVFDLDGTLIDSARDMTRVLNRTLSRFARPTLTEAQVRGMVGDGSAALVRQAFAATGDALTDEALQPALADYLDAYFQDDESAVLYPGVPETLKGLADGGVKLGLCTNKPERITRKLLDTLGLSPLFGALAGGDTLPVKKPDGRHLSWVVEALGGGSAAMVGDNRNDVKAARAAGLPVVAMTYGYPRMPVQELGADILLDRIADLPDALRRLGA; from the coding sequence ATGTCCGCCGCGCCCGCCGCCATCCCCTTCTCCGCGGTCGTTTTCGACCTGGACGGCACGCTGATCGACAGCGCGCGGGACATGACCCGCGTCCTGAACCGTACCCTGTCCCGCTTTGCACGGCCCACCCTCACCGAGGCGCAGGTGCGCGGCATGGTGGGCGACGGGTCGGCCGCCCTCGTCCGGCAGGCCTTCGCGGCGACCGGCGATGCCCTGACCGACGAGGCGCTGCAGCCGGCCCTGGCCGACTATCTCGATGCCTATTTTCAGGACGATGAGTCCGCTGTGCTCTATCCCGGCGTGCCGGAAACCTTGAAAGGGCTGGCGGACGGTGGTGTGAAGCTGGGGCTGTGCACCAACAAGCCGGAGCGGATCACCCGGAAACTGCTGGACACTCTGGGCCTGTCACCCCTGTTCGGCGCGCTGGCCGGCGGCGACACGCTGCCGGTGAAGAAGCCGGACGGGCGCCATCTGTCCTGGGTGGTCGAGGCGCTGGGCGGCGGCAGCGCCGCGATGGTGGGGGACAACCGCAACGACGTTAAGGCCGCCCGTGCCGCCGGGCTGCCGGTGGTGGCGATGACCTACGGTTATCCCCGCATGCCGGTGCAGGAGTTGGGCGCCGACATCCTGCTCGACCGCATCGCCGACCTGCCGGACGCCCTGCGGCGGCTGGGCGCCTGA
- the glmU gene encoding bifunctional UDP-N-acetylglucosamine diphosphorylase/glucosamine-1-phosphate N-acetyltransferase GlmU, translated as MTQHRPLACVILAAGKGTRMKSDLPKVLHRVAGQPMVGHVLSAVRALDPDHVVVVVGPGMDNVADAVAPYPTAVQHEQRGTADAVRAAFGLLEGFDGDVVVLYGDTPLVTPDTLRAMVAARRQPSDPAVVVLGMRPDDPGAYGRLILNARGGLEKIVEYLDASEEERQVTLCNAGLMAFDGARMFDLISRIGNANAKSEYYLTDVVQIARSNGMACAVVESAPAEVVGVNSRAELSEVEKLIQRRLRKAAMDNGATLTDPDSVTFCVDTRLGRDVIVGPHVVFGPGVVVADRVEIKAFSHLEQVRVDSGAQVGPYARLRPGAEIGPDAHIGNFVEIKNAKIEAGAKVNHLTYIGDARVGAKANIGAGTITCNYDGYAKSHTDIGAGAFIGSNTALVAPVKVGDGAIVGAGSVVTTDVEGDALVVARGRQQAYTGWAKRFRERKQNEKAKKA; from the coding sequence ATGACTCAGCACCGCCCGCTCGCCTGCGTCATTCTTGCCGCCGGCAAAGGCACCCGCATGAAGTCGGACCTGCCGAAGGTCCTGCACCGCGTCGCCGGCCAGCCGATGGTCGGCCATGTGCTGTCCGCGGTGAGAGCGCTCGACCCCGACCATGTGGTCGTGGTGGTCGGCCCCGGAATGGACAATGTGGCCGACGCCGTCGCCCCCTACCCCACCGCCGTCCAGCACGAGCAGCGCGGCACCGCCGACGCGGTCCGCGCCGCCTTCGGCCTGCTGGAGGGCTTCGACGGAGACGTGGTGGTGCTCTACGGCGACACGCCACTGGTCACGCCCGACACGTTGCGCGCCATGGTCGCCGCGCGGCGCCAGCCGAGCGACCCTGCGGTCGTCGTCCTGGGCATGCGCCCCGACGATCCCGGCGCCTACGGCCGCCTGATCCTGAACGCCCGCGGCGGGTTGGAGAAAATCGTCGAGTATCTGGATGCCTCGGAGGAGGAGCGCCAGGTCACCCTGTGCAACGCCGGGCTGATGGCCTTCGACGGGGCGCGGATGTTCGACCTCATCAGCCGCATCGGCAACGCCAACGCCAAGAGCGAATACTACCTCACCGACGTGGTGCAGATCGCCCGCAGCAACGGCATGGCCTGCGCGGTGGTCGAGTCCGCCCCGGCGGAGGTTGTCGGCGTGAACTCCCGCGCCGAGCTGTCGGAAGTGGAGAAGCTGATCCAGCGCCGCCTGCGCAAGGCCGCCATGGACAACGGCGCCACCCTGACCGACCCGGACAGCGTTACCTTCTGCGTGGACACCCGCCTCGGCCGCGACGTGATCGTCGGCCCGCATGTGGTGTTCGGCCCCGGCGTGGTCGTCGCCGACCGGGTGGAGATCAAGGCCTTCAGCCATCTGGAGCAGGTTCGCGTGGACAGCGGCGCCCAGGTCGGCCCCTACGCCCGCCTGCGCCCGGGGGCGGAGATCGGCCCGGACGCCCACATCGGCAACTTTGTCGAGATCAAGAACGCGAAGATCGAGGCCGGAGCCAAGGTCAACCACCTCACCTACATCGGCGACGCGCGGGTGGGGGCGAAGGCCAACATCGGCGCCGGGACCATCACCTGCAATTACGACGGCTACGCCAAGAGCCACACCGACATCGGCGCCGGAGCCTTCATCGGCTCCAACACCGCGCTGGTTGCCCCGGTCAAGGTGGGCGACGGCGCGATCGTCGGGGCAGGCAGCGTGGTCACCACCGACGTCGAGGGCGACGCGCTGGTCGTGGCGCGCGGGCGCCAGCAGGCTTACACCGGCTGGGCCAAGCGTTTCCGCGAACGGAAGCAAAACGAGAAAGCGAAAAAGGCGTAA